CACTCGCCCTTTGCCTAAAATGTCGGCACTTTTACCTCTGAGTTGAAGATCTGTAATGTTCATCGCCTCTTTGGTTTGGTTAAATTCCACATAGCCATTGTCCACAAAATAGCCCTCTTGATTAAAGCTAGGGTCACTAAAGACAAGCAGCGAAGGGATGGTGTTGATCGTTGCCATCAGGTTATTGAAAAATTTTAGATCTTTGATGTAGGTTTGGTGCATAATGAACGTGCCTTTCATCGTGTCCGCATCGGTACCATCAATGTTGAGTGAAAAATCGCCTTTATGAAAGTAGCGTTTGTTAAACAGCGCATTGATCATATCAGCATCAAGCGCAGTTCCATTGATACCAAGATTGCCCTTGCGTGTTTCATATTCAAATGTCGATTTGCCTCGCTTGGAAGTGAGGTGAAGCTTGTCTTTGAACAGATTCATCGTATAGCGCTCGCTCAGAAGTGTTTTGTTACTTTCCATGTCAATAAAAGAGGAGTTTTCGCCAAAAAGAGTCACTTTAATGGGCATATCCAAAGGCGCATCATTGTGAGGCATTGAGATGTTAAGATCTTTTACATGTAAGGTTATCTCTTTGTCAAAATGAAGCGAAAGTTTGGTGTTTGTAGTACTTGCATCGAGTGTTTTGGTATTGGTCGTGAGAGCTATATCAAAATTGCGCACAGGTTCACGATTGTCTAAAAATGGGGTGGTAACGTTTTGCAGATTGATCTTTGCATCAAAATCTTCAAACGTTTTGGTTTGCACACTCACCGCCCCTTCGCTAAGGTTGGCATCGTGCATAAACGGTGAAAAAGGAGCGATTTTAGTAAGGTTGCTAAAGAGAAATTGGTTATTCTCTTTGGAAAATAACAGTGTGGCATCAAGGCTGGGAAGCGTCATTTTAGTGATGTTGTTTTCAATGGCAAACGAGGCATTAAGATCAGGAAGATTGGCGATTTGTAGAAGTTGCGTACCGCTAAAATCAAGCAACAAGGCATTAATGTCGACCAATCCATCAAAGCGATTCTTCCTTGCATCAAAGAGTCCTGTGGCGTTAATATCAAACAGGTTTTTATAACGCAGATTTGTATTTTCAAGGGTGATTTTAAAATTATCAAGCCGAATCTCACCATAATTGGTGGACATAGGAACACCGCTGAGCGTAAAGTCACTTGGGGAGAGTTTAAAGGTTCCTGAGGCATTGAGGTCGTACGGTAAAAAACGAATGTCAAGTTTGATATGTGCATCCGTTTTACCCGAAGTTTGGGTAATGGGCACATCGATTTTAAACGCATGCAAAATGTTATGTATGGGCGCATCAAGCTTGGATGTAGCGTTTAGATCAACAACGATTCCCGTACCTTTGTTGATCAAATTATAGATAAACACATCGGCTTTTTCAATGGGGCGTTTTTCATAGGTGGGCTCATGAATGTCAAACAGGAGTTTATCCTCTTTAAATTCGATGCCGATCTCTTTAACAAACCCTGGTGTCACATTGGGTGCAAAAGTGACGGTTGCATTTTTCACCGTTGCTGCCGCGTGGAGTTGCATTGGATAATAATCAAACGTTTTTAGATCGAACTTGCCTTCAATGAAGTGGAGAAGATACGATTCGCCGACGATGTTTTTATCGATCCAGTCTTTGGCTATCGGGTCTAGCTCAACCTGTGTGACCACAAAATCCATCAGATCTTTAAGCTCTTTATTGGTAAAAGGTTCGCTTTGGAGATGATAGGTTAAAAGGGTCTCTTTAAGGTCCAAAAGGGCAATGCCTTTGAGCCCAAATGTCTCAAAATTGCCTTCAAACGTATGGTTTTTGGTCTTAAAATCCATACGCGCTTTTCCGTTTACATGTAAAGCATAATCTTTCAAAAATGCCTCTTGAATCTCAACCTCGATATTCCACTTCTCAATGGGTGTAATGATCAGATTGACACTTAAATGTTTGCTGTCAAATTTAAAGGTGCTCTCTTCGTAATGCAAGGAGAGCGTTTCATTGGCATAATGGATCAGCTCAATGCTGATTTTGCTAAAAAATTGGTTCAAATACGGGAAGTTTTTAATAAGTTCTGCAATCTCTTCAATCGACGTGTCCGTCTGTGTCTCTTTTTGAATATCAAGAGTTTGGATACTAACAATCAATTTTTTATCTAGTTTAATATATAATTGATCAATTTTTATCGTCGGTAAGCTTATTTTATCGATCGAAATGCCATTTATTAGGGTTGCCATTAATGCTACGAAAAAAAGAACCATGAACAGTAAAAATATCCAGATCTTCCTAATCGTATGTGATGTTGCTTTCATAATCATCTATTCACTTCTCTTTCACTTGAGCAGACCCATGGTTTCAAGCTCGGTTGCGTTTGTGCCACAAGGCTCAATAAGCCAAATTATATCATATATGGTTGATAAAAATTTTGACCTCCACGAGAAGGTCGATAAATATATGCTCTGGATGATTGGCAAGCCTCAATCGGGTTGGGTGAACATCAACCAAAGCCCACTGACACGTGGTGACTTCCTCTACAAGCTATCACACGCAAAGGCACCGCTTAAGGTGATTACCTATATTCCCGGTGAAACCAAAGAGCTTCTGTTTGTTCAGATCGCTTTGGCATTTGATCTCTCTTACGAAAAACTGATGCAAGAGTATGCCCTTGCCACACCGTATGTGGATGGATTTATCGTGCCTGAGACGTATTATATTCCTGTGGGGATTAGCGAAAAGCATTTGGTGCATTTTTTACTCGCGCATGCTAAAAAGTACCACAAAGATGTGTTTGAGAAGATCTTTGGCGAATTTAATGAAACAAAGTGGCAAAAATTTATCGTGATTGCTTCGATCATTCAAAAAGAGGCGGCCAATACGGATGAGATGGCTCTGGTCTCCTCAGTGATCTACAATCGTTTGAAAAAAGATATGAAGCTTCAGATGGATGGCACGCTCAATTACGGACAGTATTCGCATCTGAAAATTACCCCTCAGCGCATTCGCGAAGACACGTCACCCTATAACACGTACATGTACAAAGGGCTACCGCCCAATCCCGTGTGCAGTGTGAGTAAAGAGGCGATATTTGCCGCTATTTTTCCAAAAACAACCAATTATCTCTATTTTGTTAAAAATAAGAACGGAACGCATACGTTTTCCCAAAATTATGAGACGCATTTGGAAAATATAAAAAATTAATAACCTTTATTTAATAAAGCGAAATAAAGAAACTAACTGGTAGCATTAACAAAATCTAGTCTATCAAAAAAAGGGGTAATTATGGTTCAACAAACAAGTAAAATCATCTATACGAAAGTCGATGAAGCTCCC
Above is a genomic segment from Sulfurospirillum halorespirans DSM 13726 containing:
- a CDS encoding AsmA-like C-terminal domain-containing protein — translated: MIMKATSHTIRKIWIFLLFMVLFFVALMATLINGISIDKISLPTIKIDQLYIKLDKKLIVSIQTLDIQKETQTDTSIEEIAELIKNFPYLNQFFSKISIELIHYANETLSLHYEESTFKFDSKHLSVNLIITPIEKWNIEVEIQEAFLKDYALHVNGKARMDFKTKNHTFEGNFETFGLKGIALLDLKETLLTYHLQSEPFTNKELKDLMDFVVTQVELDPIAKDWIDKNIVGESYLLHFIEGKFDLKTFDYYPMQLHAAATVKNATVTFAPNVTPGFVKEIGIEFKEDKLLFDIHEPTYEKRPIEKADVFIYNLINKGTGIVVDLNATSKLDAPIHNILHAFKIDVPITQTSGKTDAHIKLDIRFLPYDLNASGTFKLSPSDFTLSGVPMSTNYGEIRLDNFKITLENTNLRYKNLFDINATGLFDARKNRFDGLVDINALLLDFSGTQLLQIANLPDLNASFAIENNITKMTLPSLDATLLFSKENNQFLFSNLTKIAPFSPFMHDANLSEGAVSVQTKTFEDFDAKINLQNVTTPFLDNREPVRNFDIALTTNTKTLDASTTNTKLSLHFDKEITLHVKDLNISMPHNDAPLDMPIKVTLFGENSSFIDMESNKTLLSERYTMNLFKDKLHLTSKRGKSTFEYETRKGNLGINGTALDADMINALFNKRYFHKGDFSLNIDGTDADTMKGTFIMHQTYIKDLKFFNNLMATINTIPSLLVFSDPSFNQEGYFVDNGYVEFNQTKEAMNITDLQLRGKSADILGKGRVDLAKDTLNLQLQIKTLKSFSNAIDMIPIVGGIILGEDKRIATNVDVTGSVSDPKIETHLILDTLKTPMNIIKRTLEAPFEIFK
- the mltG gene encoding endolytic transglycosylase MltG, with the protein product MEMPFIRVAINATKKRTMNSKNIQIFLIVCDVAFIIIYSLLFHLSRPMVSSSVAFVPQGSISQIISYMVDKNFDLHEKVDKYMLWMIGKPQSGWVNINQSPLTRGDFLYKLSHAKAPLKVITYIPGETKELLFVQIALAFDLSYEKLMQEYALATPYVDGFIVPETYYIPVGISEKHLVHFLLAHAKKYHKDVFEKIFGEFNETKWQKFIVIASIIQKEAANTDEMALVSSVIYNRLKKDMKLQMDGTLNYGQYSHLKITPQRIREDTSPYNTYMYKGLPPNPVCSVSKEAIFAAIFPKTTNYLYFVKNKNGTHTFSQNYETHLENIKN